One Carassius gibelio isolate Cgi1373 ecotype wild population from Czech Republic chromosome A20, carGib1.2-hapl.c, whole genome shotgun sequence DNA segment encodes these proteins:
- the zgc:112001 gene encoding ankyrin repeat domain-containing protein 9: MDDERKQHKFISFLFYQAVRDLKPVWMLEDMRTMETFYWEEDAKQRTYSPSEALLYAIVHDHRAYAQFLLSQYAHEALAMPGERFCCCPSSAPHLAMAVRYDRRDILGHILQVAHRQPGLRSYMNRGGCFHLEDGKTPLHLACELLRADAVILLLGNGASPQAVDHNDMTPLDVILQQLWDSKVNVGAKKTCLENLLMFMPEMRFKMKSSLRKEPERWSQVLGEDKLNYLIGRDPAPLFLISMQRILAQLPPEQFPKSLDQLPIPASLKPLPRPPRQSSHLRVT; the protein is encoded by the coding sequence ATGGACGACGAGCGCAAGCAGCACAAGTTCATCTCGTTCCTCTTCTATCAGGCGGTGCGAGACCTGAAGCCCGTGTGGATGCTCGAGGACATGCGCACCATGGAGACGTTTTACTGGGAGGAGGACGCCAAGCAGAGGACGTACAGCCCGTCCGAGGCGCTGCTCTACGCGATCGTGCACGACCACCGGGCGTACGCGCAGTTCCTGCTCAGCCAGTATGCGCACGAGGCGCTGGCGATGCCCGGGGAACGCTTCTGCTGCTGCCCGTCCTCCGCGCCGCACCTGGCCATGGCCGTGCGCTACGACCGGAGGGACATCCTGGGACACATTCTGCAGGTGGCGCATCGGCAGCCGGGCCTGCGCTCCTACATGAACCGCGGAGGATGCTTCCACCTGGAGGACGGAAAGACCCCGCTGCACTTGGCCTGCGAGCTGCTGCGCGCGGACGCCGTCATCCTGCTGCTAGGCAACGGCGCGTCCCCGCAGGCCGTGGACCACAACGACATGACGCCGCTCGACGTCATTCTCCAGCAGCTGTGGGACTCCAAGGTGAACGTGGGGGCCAAGAAGACCTGCTTGGAGAACCTGCTGATGTTCATGCCGGAGATGCGCTTCAAGATGAAGAGCTCCCTGCGCAAGGAGCCCGAGCGCTGGTCCCAGGTGCTGGGGGAGGACAAGCTGAACTACCTCATCGGGAGAGACCCCGCGCCGCTCTTCCTCATCTCCATGCAGAGGATCCTCGCGCAGCTGCCCCCCGAGCAGTTCCCCAAGAGCCTGGACCAGCTGCCCATCCCCGCCTCCCTCAAACCCCTGCCCAGACCCCCCCGACAGAGCAGCCACCTCAGAGTgacctag